The DNA region GCAGACAGGCAAGGTCCACATACAGCACGACGCCACGGTGACCTCGGAGCTGAATCTGAAGGGCAGCGAGGACCCCTCCCCACCGAGGCTGGTGCAGAACCAGGCCCCGGGGCAGGGAGGGCCCTTGCGCCAGCCGCTGCTCCCCCATCTCCCCTGGCAACCTACCTGAGGAGGACGGCGAGGAGGGGTGTGGGCTGTCCTCCTGGGCGCTCCCGGTCTGCGAGAGCCCGCCTCCGACCCCGCTCTCCTCAGTGACGTTGGAGGAGCCGGGCGTGGTGGAGCGGCTCACCGACTGGGACTCCTGGTCACTGCCCGAGCCGCGCCGCTCATCGGGGCCCCCGTGCAGCCCGTCCTCGTCGCCCTTGCGGTCCCGCTTGTGGACGCGGGAGTGCACGACCACCTGGTGGTAAGTGCGGAACACTCGGCCGCAGTCCGGGCACTCGGTGGGCTTCTCCTTCAGACTCCCGGGACCCTGCAGGTTGTACTCGAGAGCCTGGTGCAGCCCACGTGACAAAAAATCCCGACTGCCTTCCAAAGGGTCGAGCGTACTTGGCAGGTCTCTCTGACTGCCCGCGTTAGCGCTGTGAACCGAATCAGCAGGCATTTTCTGCTTGGCGCCATCTGCCCCCACTAACACGTACTCCCGCCTCTCCTTATCAAACAGAACCCCGGCGTGTGCCAAAGTGTCTTCGCGGTTGCGCTGTAGCTGGCGCTCTTTAGACAAGAAGCCATGCTCCATGGCCATGCCCCTGGCCATGAGCTGCCAAGCCTGGCAGCTGCTCACGGGGTCCATCTCGGCAGCTTCTGCAGCTGCCTGCAGCCGCTCGATGCAGCTGGATTTCAGTGGTGGCACGAGGTTGAGGCATCCCAGGAGGGAGTGCTTGTCGCCCTCGGGGACGCCGTGGGCCACGCTGGAGATGGGGGTCAGCAGCTTCCCCAccacctccttctccttcacGGGCATCTCGCCTTTGCCGTAAAGCCGGCTGGGCTCGCTCAGGCTGGCTCTGTCGGCGGCCATGAAGCCGCTCTGCAGGCAGGAGAGGTACCTGGAGTACAGGTTGGCATGGGCCTCTTGGGACATGCCGCCCATGGGCACAGGCACCTCGGCGTCGCTAGGGGACTTGTTCTTCACTGACAGCTTGTTGAGGTGGACCTTCATGTGGTTCTTCAGGAACCAGGGCTCTTTGAAGCGCCGGCCGCAGATCTGGCAGCAGTGCTCGAAGGAGTCTTTGTGCTTCCGCATGTGGCCCTTCAGGAACCACGCCTGGCTGAACACCTGTCCGCAAACCTCACAGCGGAACTCGTTGGCCGACTGCTCCCCGCCGCCGTTggggccctggccctgggccGACTCAGCCGTGATGTGGGCCTTCTCCACATGGCTGATGAGCTCCTCCTCCTGCGAGGCGGCGAAGTCGCACAGCGTGCACTTGTAGGGCTTGTGCAGGATGCGGATGTGGCGGTCCAGCTCCTCCCTCTTCTTGAACTTGCCCTTGCAGAAGGTGCAGCGGAAGCCAGCAGCTGGGGTCGCCGAGTCCTCCTGCGCGCTGGCCGGCTTGGGCGAGGGCACCGGGTTGGCCACGTCGGGCACGCTGTGGTTGGTGGGCGGGGCCAGGTTGCAGGCGGCCAGCGGGCTCTGCTGGGCGTGCGGCAGGGACTTCAAGTCCGGCCGGGGCTGCAGCAGGCTGCTCCTCATCTGCTTGTCCCGCAGGATGGCCCTCTCCTCCAGCTCGTGCAGCAGGCGGTTCTCCTCGCGCACCCGCCCGCGCCCCTTCCCCAGGTTGCCCAGCTTGTGGGTCCGCAGGTGAATCTTGAGGTTCCCTTTCTGTGCCGCCCGGTGGTCGCAGTACGGGCACTTGAAGGGCTTCTCGCCGGTGTGAGTGCGCATGTGCAGGGAGAGGATGCTGTTGAAGCGGAAACGCTTGCCGCACAGAGGGCACGGGTACTTGCGGTTTTTGCGGGCGTCGTCCTCGATGTCGCTCATCTGGGACATGATGCCCAGGTTCTGCCCGTTGAGGAACTGCTGCAGGTCCACCCGCCCGTTGAGGCTGGTGTCCACGTCCCGGCCCAGCTGGTTGGCCAGGAGCGCCATCTGACTGCCCATGGGCTGGCCACTCATGGGCACGTGGGCCTTCTCGTCGAGGGGAACCGGGGTCTTCTCCTCTGGGTTGGGCCGCGGATGCAGCTCGGGGAAAGCATGGCTGAGCTGGGAGGTGATCTGGTGCAACTTCTGACTCATGGCATACTGGCCGTTGAGGACGGGGCTGCTCAGATGGGGCTCAGCTTCCGGCGCCGCCGAGGCCACTCCAAGGCACAGACTGGCTTCTTCCATCCCTGAAAATAAAGAGAGAGTTCAGATCTGTGCCAGGTGCCGTGGCGCAGCGAATCAACAGCATCAGCCGGTGGGGAATTTGCATTTCATGCCTTACCTACACAGAATAATGCTAAGGAATTATagtcaaaaacaataataaaaaaatgaattattaaatgcCAATTGTGCAATACGGCATTGCTCCTCCAATTTGTTTTGGCGATAGATCGTCTTCCTTGTATTTTCTATTTACAGACTGCAattattcattcacatttaaattattaatgttttacCACTTTCAACACCTAATAACAAATCAAGGGTCTACGTGTTaaacttttcctcct from Balaenoptera musculus isolate JJ_BM4_2016_0621 chromosome 19, mBalMus1.pri.v3, whole genome shotgun sequence includes:
- the ZNF536 gene encoding zinc finger protein 536 isoform X3, whose product is MEEASLCLGVASAAPEAEPHLSSPVLNGQYAMSQKLHQITSQLSHAFPELHPRPNPEEKTPVPLDEKAHVPMSGQPMGSQMALLANQLGRDVDTSLNGRVDLQQFLNGQNLGIMSQMSDIEDDARKNRKYPCPLCGKRFRFNSILSLHMRTHTGEKPFKCPYCDHRAAQKGNLKIHLRTHKLGNLGKGRGRVREENRLLHELEERAILRDKQMRSSLLQPRPDLKSLPHAQQSPLAACNLAPPTNHSVPDVANPVPSPKPASAQEDSATPAAGFRCTFCKGKFKKREELDRHIRILHKPYKCTLCDFAASQEEELISHVEKAHITAESAQGQGPNGGGEQSANEFRCEVCGQVFSQAWFLKGHMRKHKDSFEHCCQICGRRFKEPWFLKNHMKVHLNKLSVKNKSPSDAEVPVPMGGMSQEAHANLYSRYLSCLQSGFMAADRASLSEPSRLYGKGEMPVKEKEVVGKLLTPISSVAHGVPEGDKHSLLGCLNLVPPLKSSCIERLQAAAEAAEMDPVSSCQAWQLMARGMAMEHGFLSKERQLQRNREDTLAHAGVLFDKERREYVLVGADGAKQKMPADSVHSANAGSQRDLPSTLDPLEGSRDFLSRGLHQALEYNLQGPGSLKEKPTECPDCGRVFRTYHQVVVHSRVHKRDRKGDEDGLHGGPDERRGSGSDQESQSVSRSTTPGSSNVTEESGVGGGLSQTGSAQEDSPHPSSPSSSDIGEEAGRSAGVQQPALLRDRSLGSAMKDCPYCGKTFRTSHHLKVHLRIHTVCVHTITSWRKGSDLYPQGEKPYKCPHCDYAGTQSASLKYHLERHHRERQNGAGPLSGQPLNQDHRDELSSKAALFIRPDILRGAFKGLPGIDFRGGPASQQWTSGVFSSGDHSGQATGLSSEAPSDTPKGTDLPSKSTHFSEIGRAYQSIVNNGVNFQGSLQAFMDSFVLSSLKKEKDMKDKALSDPPSMKVHGADGGEEKVGGKAAPRKSEKSQYEPLDLSVRPDAASLPGSSVTVQDSIAWHGCLFCAFTTSSMELMALHLQANHLGKSKRKDSAVGVTVNCKDQAREASKVALLPSVQSSKEMALSNMMGPLDSASEKMAQGQVKETLGEQKGGPWPGHMDPAFCNFPSDFYKQFGVYPGLLGLGASSACPNREPDGKAHLEDDALILIPETTNRNTTDDLSDIASSEDMDSSKGENNEEEDIDTEPEVTSKPPALNKDGGSDGGDGLLPAGAPQPIQGLVSPLPQASEKQWHSPGLLPAQDPVASLPKPERGPQGLEKPMNVLSVLRAYSADGLAAFNGLASSTANSGCVKRPDLCGK
- the ZNF536 gene encoding zinc finger protein 536 isoform X1; its protein translation is MEEASLCLGVASAAPEAEPHLSSPVLNGQYAMSQKLHQITSQLSHAFPELHPRPNPEEKTPVPLDEKAHVPMSGQPMGSQMALLANQLGRDVDTSLNGRVDLQQFLNGQNLGIMSQMSDIEDDARKNRKYPCPLCGKRFRFNSILSLHMRTHTGEKPFKCPYCDHRAAQKGNLKIHLRTHKLGNLGKGRGRVREENRLLHELEERAILRDKQMRSSLLQPRPDLKSLPHAQQSPLAACNLAPPTNHSVPDVANPVPSPKPASAQEDSATPAAGFRCTFCKGKFKKREELDRHIRILHKPYKCTLCDFAASQEEELISHVEKAHITAESAQGQGPNGGGEQSANEFRCEVCGQVFSQAWFLKGHMRKHKDSFEHCCQICGRRFKEPWFLKNHMKVHLNKLSVKNKSPSDAEVPVPMGGMSQEAHANLYSRYLSCLQSGFMAADRASLSEPSRLYGKGEMPVKEKEVVGKLLTPISSVAHGVPEGDKHSLLGCLNLVPPLKSSCIERLQAAAEAAEMDPVSSCQAWQLMARGMAMEHGFLSKERQLQRNREDTLAHAGVLFDKERREYVLVGADGAKQKMPADSVHSANAGSQRDLPSTLDPLEGSRDFLSRGLHQALEYNLQGPGSLKEKPTECPDCGRVFRTYHQVVVHSRVHKRDRKGDEDGLHGGPDERRGSGSDQESQSVSRSTTPGSSNVTEESGVGGGLSQTGSAQEDSPHPSSPSSSDIGEEAGRSAGVQQPALLRDRSLGSAMKDCPYCGKTFRTSHHLKVHLRIHTVCVHTITSWRKGSDLYPQGEKPYKCPHCDYAGTQSASLKYHLERHHRERQNGAGPLSGQPLNQDHRDELSSKAALFIRPDILRGAFKGLPGIDFRGGPASQQWTSGVFSSGDHSGQATGLSSEAPSDTPKGTDLPSKSTHFSEIGRAYQSIVNNGVNFQGSLQAFMDSFVLSSLKKEKDMKDKALSDPPSMKVHGADGGEEKVGGKAAPRKSEKSQYEPLDLSVRPDAASLPGSSVTVQDSIAWHGCLFCAFTTSSMELMALHLQANHLGKSKRKDSAVGVTVNCKDQAREASKVALLPSVQSSKEMALSNMMGPLDSASEKMAQGQVKETLGEQKGGPWPGHMDPAFCNFPSDFYKQFGVYPGLLGLGASSACPNREPDGKAHLEDDALILIPETTNRNTTDDLSDIASSEDMDSSKGENNEEEDIDTEPEVTSKPPALNKDGGSDGGDGLLPAGAPQPIQGLVSPLPQASEKQWHSPGLLPAQDPVASLPKPERGPQGLEKPMNVLSVLRAYSADGLAAFNGLASSTANSGCVKRPDLCGHRPFQCRYCPYSASQKGNLKTHVLCVHRMPFDNSQYPDRRFKRSRVDSEASGNFEDPTAVKAGSSAELTEEDSKAQEERN
- the ZNF536 gene encoding zinc finger protein 536 isoform X2 codes for the protein MEEASLCLGVASAAPEAEPHLSSPVLNGQYAMSQKLHQITSQLSHAFPELHPRPNPEEKTPVPLDEKAHVPMSGQPMGSQMALLANQLGRDVDTSLNGRVDLQQFLNGQNLGIMSQMSDIEDDARKNRKYPCPLCGKRFRFNSILSLHMRTHTGEKPFKCPYCDHRAAQKGNLKIHLRTHKLGNLGKGRGRVREENRLLHELEERAILRDKQMRSSLLQPRPDLKSLPHAQQSPLAACNLAPPTNHSVPDVANPVPSPKPASAQEDSATPAAGFRCTFCKGKFKKREELDRHIRILHKPYKCTLCDFAASQEEELISHVEKAHITAESAQGQGPNGGGEQSANEFRCEVCGQVFSQAWFLKGHMRKHKDSFEHCCQICGRRFKEPWFLKNHMKVHLNKLSVKNKSPSDAEVPVPMGGMSQEAHANLYSRYLSCLQSGFMAADRASLSEPSRLYGKGEMPVKEKEVVGKLLTPISSVAHGVPEGDKHSLLGCLNLVPPLKSSCIERLQAAAEAAEMDPVSSCQAWQLMARGMAMEHGFLSKERQLQRNREDTLAHAGVLFDKERREYVLVGADGAKQKMPADSVHSANAGSQRDLPSTLDPLEGSRDFLSRGLHQALEYNLQGPGSLKEKPTECPDCGRVFRTYHQVVVHSRVHKRDRKGDEDGLHGGPDERRGSGSDQESQSVSRSTTPGSSNVTEESGVGGGLSQTGSAQEDSPHPSSPSSSDIGEEAGRSAGVQQPALLRDRSLGSAMKDCPYCGKTFRTSHHLKVHLRIHTGEKPYKCPHCDYAGTQSASLKYHLERHHRERQNGAGPLSGQPLNQDHRDELSSKAALFIRPDILRGAFKGLPGIDFRGGPASQQWTSGVFSSGDHSGQATGLSSEAPSDTPKGTDLPSKSTHFSEIGRAYQSIVNNGVNFQGSLQAFMDSFVLSSLKKEKDMKDKALSDPPSMKVHGADGGEEKVGGKAAPRKSEKSQYEPLDLSVRPDAASLPGSSVTVQDSIAWHGCLFCAFTTSSMELMALHLQANHLGKSKRKDSAVGVTVNCKDQAREASKVALLPSVQSSKEMALSNMMGPLDSASEKMAQGQVKETLGEQKGGPWPGHMDPAFCNFPSDFYKQFGVYPGLLGLGASSACPNREPDGKAHLEDDALILIPETTNRNTTDDLSDIASSEDMDSSKGENNEEEDIDTEPEVTSKPPALNKDGGSDGGDGLLPAGAPQPIQGLVSPLPQASEKQWHSPGLLPAQDPVASLPKPERGPQGLEKPMNVLSVLRAYSADGLAAFNGLASSTANSGCVKRPDLCGHRPFQCRYCPYSASQKGNLKTHVLCVHRMPFDNSQYPDRRFKRSRVDSEASGNFEDPTAVKAGSSAELTEEDSKAQEERN